From a single Bryobacter aggregatus MPL3 genomic region:
- a CDS encoding NADH-quinone oxidoreductase subunit N: MMPSGEELLRFLPEMILAVFATLIMLWESAYDEHDARPGMPLLALIGLALAAVASLVAGQAEGLAFHKMLVVDSFATYFRVLVIGIGALCVLVASPFLRQRKAEGGEFYSLMLLSILGQSVMVSANELMMVFIGLEISSIASYILAGYLRDDKRSNESALKYFLLGSFATGFLLYGVAWTYGLTGTTNFNQIAAVLGNSDIAPDPVFTAASAALILTGLCFKISAFPFQSWAPDVYQGAPTPVGAFLSAAPKAAAFATLLRVFFTAYEPLADHWLPLLGVVALLTMIIGNFAALWQTDIKRILGYSAIANAGYVLVAVAAHTSLGISAVLFYLAAYAIMNTGAFAVLSMRPETDLSDYNGLATRQPLTAALMSVFLASLIGLPLTAGFFGKFYIFKSAIDAELYWLAALGLLTSAVAAFYYLRIIVAMYMTPAAEDAPVLEAPATSLQAVLWISAVATIGFGIFPGWLLDWATRSSGLLR; the protein is encoded by the coding sequence GGAACTCCTCCGCTTCCTGCCCGAGATGATCCTCGCCGTCTTTGCCACCCTGATCATGCTTTGGGAGTCTGCCTACGACGAGCACGATGCCCGTCCGGGAATGCCTCTTCTGGCCCTCATCGGCCTTGCCCTGGCGGCAGTCGCCAGCCTGGTGGCCGGACAGGCAGAAGGACTCGCCTTTCATAAGATGCTGGTGGTCGATTCCTTTGCCACCTACTTCCGTGTTCTGGTGATCGGAATCGGTGCGCTGTGTGTACTTGTCGCCAGCCCTTTCCTGCGCCAGCGCAAAGCCGAAGGCGGCGAGTTCTACTCGCTGATGCTGCTTTCGATTCTCGGCCAGTCCGTGATGGTGTCGGCGAATGAACTGATGATGGTCTTCATTGGCCTCGAAATCTCCTCCATCGCCTCCTACATCCTGGCCGGCTACCTGCGCGACGACAAACGCTCGAACGAATCGGCGCTGAAGTACTTCCTGCTCGGCAGCTTTGCCACCGGCTTTCTGCTCTACGGTGTCGCCTGGACCTACGGGCTTACCGGCACGACGAATTTCAATCAGATTGCCGCTGTTCTGGGCAATTCCGACATCGCACCCGACCCGGTCTTCACCGCTGCCTCGGCCGCGTTGATCCTTACCGGCCTCTGCTTCAAGATCTCGGCTTTCCCCTTCCAGAGCTGGGCTCCCGACGTCTACCAGGGCGCGCCCACTCCAGTGGGCGCCTTCTTGAGCGCCGCGCCGAAGGCCGCTGCTTTTGCTACCTTGCTGCGTGTCTTCTTCACCGCCTATGAACCGCTGGCCGATCATTGGCTGCCGCTGCTGGGCGTTGTGGCTCTGCTCACGATGATCATCGGCAACTTTGCCGCTCTCTGGCAAACCGACATTAAGCGCATCCTCGGTTATTCAGCCATCGCCAATGCCGGTTATGTTCTTGTGGCCGTTGCTGCTCATACCTCGCTCGGCATCAGCGCCGTGCTGTTCTATCTGGCGGCTTACGCGATCATGAATACCGGCGCTTTTGCCGTGCTCTCGATGCGTCCTGAAACCGATCTGTCCGATTACAACGGCCTCGCCACCCGGCAACCGCTCACCGCCGCTCTGATGTCGGTATTTCTCGCTTCGCTGATCGGCCTGCCGCTGACGGCAGGCTTCTTTGGCAAGTTCTACATCTTCAAGAGTGCGATCGACGCCGAGTTGTATTGGCTGGCTGCACTGGGCCTGCTCACCAGCGCCGTGGCTGCCTTCTACTACTTGCGCATCATTGTTGCGATGTACATGACGCCTGCCGCTGAAGATGCTCCTGTTCTTGAGGCGCCTGCCACCTCGCTCCAAGCGGTGTTGTGGATCTCGGCGGTCGCAACGATTGGCTTCGGCATCTTTCCGGGCTGGCTGCTCGATTGGGCCACGCGCTCAAGTGGGCTTCTCCGCTAG
- a CDS encoding GNAT family N-acetyltransferase, whose protein sequence is MGFSARVRPSTEADVAAITAIYAHYVRTGTATFELDAPDHREMMRRRAAILDHNFPHLVAESEDEEILGYCSAGPYRLRPAYRFTMEDSIYVAHTATGQGIGKLLLSDLLLRCEALGCREMIAVIGGSSNYASIRLHEHFGFTHVGTLRHVGFKFDTWLDTVLMQRSFSGTL, encoded by the coding sequence GTGGGCTTCTCCGCTAGAGTCCGGCCTTCCACCGAGGCGGATGTTGCCGCCATCACGGCGATCTATGCCCATTATGTGCGGACGGGAACGGCCACTTTTGAACTGGACGCTCCCGATCATCGCGAGATGATGCGCCGCCGGGCGGCGATTCTCGATCACAATTTTCCGCATCTGGTGGCGGAGTCAGAAGACGAGGAAATCCTCGGCTACTGCTCCGCCGGCCCTTACCGCCTGCGGCCTGCCTATCGCTTCACGATGGAGGACTCCATCTACGTCGCGCACACCGCAACCGGGCAGGGCATTGGCAAACTGCTGCTGTCAGACTTGCTGCTCCGCTGCGAGGCGCTCGGTTGCCGTGAAATGATCGCGGTGATCGGTGGCAGCTCGAACTACGCCTCCATTCGTCTCCACGAGCACTTCGGCTTCACGCATGTGGGCACTCTGCGCCATGTCGGCTTTAAGTTCGATACCTGGCTGGATACAGTTTTGATGCAACGTTCTTTTTCTGGAACGCTCTAA
- a CDS encoding NAD(P)-dependent alcohol dehydrogenase gives MSHTLAFAAHSTTSPLVPFALDRREPGPRDVQIEILYCGVCHSDLHTVRDEWGGTVFPVVPGHEIVGKVTAVGSQVKKFKAGALAGVGCMVDSCRTCASCQEGLEQYCDVGGTIFTYNAPDKHSGGVTYGGYSNRIVVDEDFVLHISSKLDLAATAPLLCAGITTYSPLRHWKVGKGSKVGIVGLGGLGHMGVKFAHAFGAHTVLFTTSASKVADGKRLGADEVVISKDEAQMKQHLGSFDFILNTVAAPHNLDAFLTLLKRDGTMCLVGAPDSPHPSPQVFNLIFRRRALAGSLIGGIPETQEMLDFCAEHNITSDIELIPIQKINEAYERMLKSDVKYRFVIDIATLAAKS, from the coding sequence ATGTCCCATACTCTTGCTTTCGCTGCTCATAGTACGACTTCCCCGCTTGTCCCTTTTGCGCTTGACCGGCGCGAGCCCGGCCCGCGGGATGTCCAAATCGAAATCCTGTATTGCGGTGTTTGCCATTCCGACCTCCACACGGTTCGTGACGAGTGGGGCGGTACGGTTTTTCCGGTGGTGCCTGGTCACGAGATTGTCGGGAAGGTGACTGCGGTCGGCTCCCAAGTGAAGAAGTTCAAGGCCGGCGCGCTCGCTGGAGTGGGCTGCATGGTGGATTCGTGCCGCACTTGCGCCAGTTGCCAGGAAGGGCTGGAACAGTATTGCGATGTGGGGGGCACCATTTTCACCTACAACGCTCCTGACAAGCATTCGGGGGGCGTCACCTACGGTGGCTACTCGAACCGGATTGTGGTGGATGAGGACTTTGTGCTGCACATCTCGAGCAAGCTCGATCTGGCGGCCACCGCGCCCCTCCTTTGTGCCGGGATCACCACCTACTCGCCATTGCGGCACTGGAAAGTGGGAAAAGGCAGTAAGGTGGGGATCGTGGGGCTGGGCGGACTCGGCCACATGGGCGTCAAATTCGCTCATGCTTTTGGTGCTCACACTGTGCTTTTTACTACTTCAGCCAGCAAGGTGGCAGACGGCAAACGGCTGGGCGCGGACGAAGTGGTGATCTCAAAGGACGAGGCGCAGATGAAGCAGCATCTAGGCAGCTTCGACTTCATCCTCAACACCGTTGCCGCTCCTCACAATCTGGATGCCTTCCTCACCCTGTTGAAGCGCGACGGAACAATGTGTCTGGTGGGCGCGCCTGATTCGCCACATCCTTCGCCGCAAGTCTTCAACCTGATCTTCCGGCGTCGCGCGCTTGCGGGTTCGTTGATTGGCGGCATCCCGGAGACCCAGGAGATGCTTGATTTCTGTGCGGAACACAACATCACCTCCGACATCGAACTCATTCCGATCCAGAAGATCAACGAAGCCTATGAGCGGATGCTAAAGAGCGATGTGAAGTACCGGTTTGTGATCGACATCGCGACGCTCGCAGCCAAGAGCTAA
- a CDS encoding 3-keto-disaccharide hydrolase, whose product MRFVYLFSALVCASALFAADPSDKPFKPEKGFTSLFNGKDLTGWTKSKENEDSFSVKDGAIVASGKRCHLYFTGLFKGKPASFKNFELRLSVMTKPVSNGGIYFHTKYQPTGFPETGFEVQVNNTHGDWKKSGGLYNVQDVKESVPDNVWYTQTIIVQGKHVQTFINGKKIADWTQPDDWAGPKGNPGRVIGAGDTFAFQAHDPGSTTMYKDIRVKILKP is encoded by the coding sequence ATGCGATTTGTTTATCTGTTCAGCGCACTCGTCTGCGCTTCGGCATTGTTTGCTGCGGATCCTTCCGACAAACCTTTCAAGCCTGAGAAGGGCTTTACCTCTCTGTTCAATGGCAAGGACCTCACCGGTTGGACCAAGTCGAAGGAAAACGAAGACTCCTTCTCCGTCAAAGACGGTGCGATCGTGGCCAGCGGCAAGCGTTGCCATCTTTATTTCACCGGCCTGTTCAAGGGCAAGCCCGCCTCGTTCAAGAACTTTGAGCTCCGCCTCAGTGTGATGACAAAGCCGGTTTCCAACGGTGGTATCTACTTCCACACGAAGTATCAGCCCACGGGTTTCCCGGAAACGGGGTTTGAGGTGCAGGTCAACAACACGCACGGCGACTGGAAGAAGAGCGGCGGCCTGTACAACGTCCAGGACGTCAAGGAATCTGTTCCCGATAACGTCTGGTACACCCAAACGATCATCGTCCAGGGTAAGCATGTCCAGACCTTCATCAATGGTAAGAAGATCGCCGACTGGACACAGCCCGACGATTGGGCCGGCCCCAAGGGCAACCCCGGCCGCGTCATTGGCGCCGGCGACACCTTTGCTTTCCAGGCTCACGATCCGGGTTCGACAACAATGTACAAGGACATCCGCGTCAAGATCCTCAAGCCGTAG